A stretch of the Corylus avellana chromosome ca6, CavTom2PMs-1.0 genome encodes the following:
- the LOC132184711 gene encoding aluminum-activated malate transporter 9-like, protein MAAKLGSFKYSFAERRERLLSSKGYSVLAGFNPIGDEEEGEEEGEAANRCCCCSFRSVSDRVSRSWRTVQDVAYEACKMGQSDPRKIVFAAKMGLALMLISLLIFLKEPVKELSRYSVWAILTVVVVFEFSIGATLSKGFNRGLGTLSAGGLALGMAELSELAGEWEEIVIVLSIFIVGFCATYAKLYPTMKPYEYGFRVFLITYCFITVSGYRTGEFINTAVTRFVLILFGAAVCLVVNICIYPIWAGEDLHNLVAKNFMGVATSLEGCVNYYLNCVEYERIPSKILTYQASDDPLYSGYRSAVESTSQEDALMGFAIWEPPHGRYKMLRYPWKNYVKVSGALRHCAFMVMALHGCILSEIQAPPERRRVFLSELRRVGYEGAKVLREIGNKVKKMEKLGTVDILDGVHEAAEELQKKVDQKSYLLVNSESWEIGNRHELGEPQDFLNLDEDENKILQHKSRSEAILDLRSVTVPKSWDGQIPTCVDSTLPSSVPPENRFMKQVSWPRRISFNADAVPMVEESKTYENASALALATFTSLLIEFVARLQNLVDSFEELSNKANFKDPDEQPPAVETDGFWNRLRNWLKF, encoded by the exons ATGGCGGCCAAGCTGGGTTCCTTCAAGTACAGTTTCGCGGAGAGAAGGGAGCGGCTGCTCTCATCCAAGGGCTACTCCGTGCTCGCAGGGTTCAACCCTATAGGAGACGAGGAAGAAGgcgaagaagaaggagaagctgCAAACAGGTGTTGCTGTTGCTCGTTTCGGTCGGTGTCGGATAGAGTTTCGAGGTCATGGAGGACGGTGCAAGATGTGGCTTACGAGGCCTGCAAGATGGGTCAGTCCGACCCGAGGAAGATCGTCTTCGCAGCCAAAATGGGCCTGGCCTTGATGCTCATTTCATTGCTCATTTTCTTGAAAGAGCCGGTCAAGGAGCTCAGCCGCTACTCCGTTTGGGCTATTCTCACCGTCGTCGTCGTCTTTGAGTTCAGTATAG GAGCAACTCTTAGCAAAGGATTTAACCGTGGATTGGGGACGTTGTCAGCTGGAGGGCTTGCTTTAGGAATGGCAGAGTTGTCAGAATTGGCTGGAGAATGGGAAGaaattgttattgttttgagtATCTTCATTGTAG GATTTTGTGCAACTTATGCAAAATTATACCCCACAATGAAGCCTTATGAATATGGGTTCCGGGTATTCTTGATTACGTACTGTTTCATTACTGTATCTGGGTATAGGACAGGGGAATTTATTAATACAGCCGTGACCCGGTTCGTTCTCATCCTATTTGGTGCTGCTGTTTGTTTGGTAGTAAACATATGCATTTATCCCATCTGGGCTGGCGAGGATCTGCACAATTTGGTGGCAAAGAATTTCATGGGTGTTGCAACATCTTTGGAAG GTTGTGTTAATTATTACCTTAATTGTGTTGAATATGAAAGGATTCCTTCAAAAATTCTTACCTATCAAGCTTCCGATGACCCACTGTACAGTGGCTACAGATCAGCTGTAGAATCTACAAGTCAAGAGGATGCTCTG ATGGGATTTGCTATCTGGGAGCCACCTCATGGTCGTTACAAAATGCTTAGATATCCATGGAAGAACTATGTCAAAGTAAGTGGTGCACTGAGGCATTGTGCATTTATGGTCATGGCTTTGCATGGATGTATACTTTCAGAAATACAG GCCCCTCCTGAACGAAGACGGGTTTTTCTAAGTGAGCTTCGGAGAGTAGGTTATGAAGGTGCTAAAGTGTTGCGTGAAATTGGGAACAAAGTGAAAAAGATGGAGAAATTAGGTACTGTAGACATACTTGATGGAGTGCATGAAGCCGCAGAAGAATTGCAAAAGAAGGTTGACCAGAAATCGTACCTTCTTGTCAATTCTGAGAGCTGGGAAATTGGAAACCGACACGAGCTGGGAGAGCCCCAGGACTTTCTGAATTTGgatgaagatgaaaataaaattctgcAACACAAGTCCCGTAGTGAAGCCATACTCGATCTCCGGTCAGTTACAGTTCCAAAGAGTTGGGATGGCCAGATCCCAACTTGCGTGGACTCTACCCTGCCTTCTAGTGTTCCTCCAGAAAACAGGTTCATGAAACAAGTATCATGGCCTCGACGAATTTCATTTAATGCCGATGCAGTACCAATGGTGGAAGAATCCAAAACTTATGAAAATGCTAGTGCGTTAGCATTAGCGACGTTTACATCCCTTTTGATTGAATTTGTTGCAAGGCTTCAAAATCTTGTTGACTCATTTGAAGAATTAAGTAACAAAGCAAATTTTAAAGATCCTGATGAGCAACCGCCAGCAGTTGAGACTGATGGGTTTTGGAACAGATTGCGTAATTGGCTAAAGTTCTAG